From a region of the Geothrix sp. 21YS21S-2 genome:
- a CDS encoding nucleotidyltransferase family protein yields the protein MDRQEIIATLQPAIPELMERYGVLHLDLFGSFARGDAKPDSDVDFIVTFVGDPTFSRFMGLKEDLEALLLRDVDLVTSTGLRPRIREAVLAEMHRVA from the coding sequence ATGGACCGGCAGGAAATCATAGCCACGCTCCAGCCCGCGATCCCTGAACTCATGGAGCGGTATGGTGTTCTCCATCTGGATCTCTTCGGCAGCTTCGCCCGGGGCGATGCGAAACCGGATAGCGATGTGGACTTCATCGTGACGTTCGTAGGCGACCCTACTTTTAGTCGGTTCATGGGCCTGAAGGAGGATCTGGAAGCTTTGTTGCTGCGGGATGTCGACCTTGTCACTTCGACCGGCTTGAGGCCCAGGATCCGGGAAGCCGTCCTGGCGGAAATGCACCGTGTCGCGTGA
- a CDS encoding DUF86 domain-containing protein — protein sequence MSRDPGLYLQDILAACSKILILAEGLDLEGFSDDWRTRDAVLHNLEVAGEAVKRLPAEIIAACPEIPWKRIAGFRDVLAHAYFSLDDAIVWDVVANHIGPLQETVRRILDQLDA from the coding sequence GTGTCGCGTGATCCGGGGTTGTATCTCCAGGACATCCTGGCTGCCTGTTCAAAGATTCTGATCCTTGCCGAAGGTCTGGACCTCGAGGGATTTTCAGATGATTGGCGAACTCGGGACGCCGTTCTCCACAACCTGGAGGTGGCGGGCGAGGCCGTAAAACGATTACCGGCAGAAATCATTGCTGCCTGTCCCGAAATCCCGTGGAAGCGTATCGCCGGCTTCAGGGACGTGCTTGCCCATGCCTATTTCTCACTGGATGACGCTATCGTCTGGGACGTTGTCGCCAACCATATTGGACCTCTCCAGGAGACCGTCCGAAGAATCCTGGATCAGCTGGACGCCTAG
- a CDS encoding response regulator, translated as MSKIRVLVADDDSTNLALLVRVLSKAGMETVAAEDGAEVLAYLRKAPESFDVLLMDLVMPRMNGFQVLKRMKANAHLKDLPVILQTASNSPEDIQRGMEAGAYYYLTKPFTQRVVLGIVRTAAQDIARIRVLHAEVERLGTPLSMMMNGRFRFRTLLECHELANLLAKACPDPTRIVTGLSELLINALEHGNLGITYTEKGELLEKNGWKAEINRRQALPENQDKWVEVEVTRHPDRIAFEVRDQGKGFDWKTYVVPNPSRLFDNHGRGIFMAKMDSFDRLEYLGAGNHVRAEVRLA; from the coding sequence ATGAGCAAGATCCGAGTCCTGGTCGCCGACGATGATTCCACGAATCTCGCGCTCCTGGTCCGGGTGCTCAGCAAGGCGGGCATGGAGACCGTGGCCGCGGAGGACGGGGCGGAGGTCCTGGCCTACCTGCGCAAGGCGCCGGAGTCCTTCGACGTCCTCCTCATGGACCTGGTGATGCCCCGCATGAACGGCTTCCAGGTCCTCAAGCGCATGAAGGCCAACGCCCACCTCAAGGACCTCCCCGTCATCCTCCAGACCGCCTCCAACTCCCCCGAGGACATCCAGCGGGGCATGGAGGCCGGCGCCTACTACTACCTCACCAAGCCCTTCACCCAGCGGGTGGTCCTGGGCATCGTCAGGACCGCCGCCCAGGACATCGCCCGCATCCGCGTGCTCCACGCCGAGGTGGAGCGCCTGGGCACGCCGCTCTCCATGATGATGAACGGCCGTTTCCGCTTCCGCACCCTTCTGGAGTGCCACGAGCTCGCCAACCTCCTGGCCAAGGCCTGCCCCGACCCCACCCGGATCGTCACCGGCCTCTCGGAGCTCCTCATCAACGCCCTGGAGCACGGCAACCTGGGCATCACCTACACGGAGAAGGGCGAACTCCTGGAGAAGAACGGCTGGAAGGCCGAGATCAACCGCCGCCAGGCCCTCCCCGAGAACCAGGACAAGTGGGTGGAGGTGGAGGTCACCCGCCACCCGGACCGCATCGCCTTCGAGGTGCGGGACCAGGGCAAGGGCTTCGACTGGAAGACCTACGTGGTGCCCAATCCGTCCAGGCTGTTCGACAACCACGGACGGGGGATCTTCATGGCGAAGATGGACAGCTTCGACCGCCTGGAATACCTGGGGGCGGGGAACCATGTGCGGGCGGAGGTCCGCCTGGCCTAG
- the lepA gene encoding translation elongation factor 4, translating to MTESNLIRNFSIIAHIDHGKSTLADRLLELTNTIARRDMQAQILDDMELERERGITIKAHAVTLKYPALDGNIYTLNLIDTPGHVDFTYEVSRSLAACEGAILVVDSTQGVEAQTLANTYLALENELEIFPVLNKTDLPSSEPERVLEEINTVIGLVDTAHAINVSAKTGENCLAVLEQIVKCVPPPKGDPKAPLQALVFDCHYDQYRGVVCLVRIFNGTLKAGETMHFMATGSDHRVDEVGVFNPKMSKVDELTVGEVGYVTGSIKTLADIKVGDTLTHALSNTTRPSTEMLKGFKELQPVVFAGIFPTNSEDYEDLRDAMDKLRLNDSSFKYEPETSQALGFGFRCGFLGLLHMEIVQERLEREFDLDLITTAPSVRYHVFLTDDTEVDVDNPSKLPPLPRINRIEEPLIEATILTRPDFVGGLLKLCEDRRGLQQRLEYVGKDRVMLVYELPLNEVVLDFYDKLKSISKGYASFDYHMKGYRESDLVKMDILVNGEPVDALSILVHRSKSQAMGHGLTVRMKEVIPQQMFDVAIQAAIGAKIVARTNVKARRKDVLAKCYGGDISRKKKLLAKQKEGKKRMKSIGSVDIPQEAFLAILKVES from the coding sequence GTGACCGAATCCAACCTCATCCGCAACTTCTCCATCATCGCCCACATCGACCACGGGAAGTCCACCCTGGCCGACCGGCTCCTGGAGCTCACCAACACCATCGCCCGGCGGGACATGCAGGCCCAGATACTCGACGACATGGAGCTGGAGCGGGAGCGTGGCATCACCATCAAGGCCCACGCGGTGACCCTCAAGTACCCCGCGCTGGACGGCAACATCTACACCCTCAACCTCATCGACACCCCCGGGCACGTGGACTTCACCTACGAGGTGAGCCGGAGCCTGGCCGCGTGCGAGGGGGCCATCCTGGTGGTGGACTCCACCCAGGGCGTGGAGGCCCAGACCCTGGCCAACACCTACCTGGCCCTGGAGAACGAGCTGGAGATCTTCCCGGTCCTGAACAAGACCGACCTGCCCAGCTCGGAGCCCGAGCGCGTGCTGGAGGAGATCAACACCGTCATCGGCCTCGTGGACACGGCGCACGCCATCAACGTCTCCGCCAAGACCGGCGAGAACTGCCTGGCGGTGCTGGAGCAGATCGTCAAGTGCGTCCCGCCCCCCAAGGGCGACCCCAAGGCGCCCCTCCAGGCCCTGGTGTTCGACTGCCACTACGACCAGTACCGGGGCGTGGTGTGCCTCGTGCGCATCTTCAACGGCACCCTCAAGGCCGGGGAGACCATGCACTTCATGGCCACCGGCAGCGACCACCGGGTGGACGAGGTGGGGGTCTTCAACCCCAAGATGAGCAAGGTGGACGAACTGACCGTGGGCGAGGTGGGCTACGTCACCGGCAGCATCAAGACGCTGGCCGACATCAAGGTGGGCGACACCCTCACCCACGCCCTCTCCAACACCACCCGCCCCTCCACGGAGATGCTCAAGGGCTTCAAGGAGCTCCAGCCCGTGGTGTTCGCGGGGATCTTCCCCACCAACAGCGAGGACTACGAGGACCTCCGGGACGCCATGGACAAGCTGCGGCTCAACGACAGCTCGTTCAAGTACGAGCCCGAGACCAGCCAGGCCCTGGGCTTCGGCTTCCGGTGCGGGTTCCTGGGCCTCCTGCACATGGAGATCGTCCAGGAGCGCCTGGAGCGTGAATTCGACCTGGACCTCATCACCACCGCCCCCTCCGTGCGCTACCACGTGTTCCTCACGGACGACACCGAGGTGGACGTGGACAACCCCTCCAAGCTGCCCCCCCTGCCCCGCATCAACCGCATCGAGGAGCCGCTGATCGAGGCCACCATCCTCACCCGCCCCGACTTCGTGGGCGGCCTCCTGAAGCTCTGCGAGGACCGCCGCGGCCTCCAGCAGCGCCTGGAGTACGTGGGCAAGGACCGGGTCATGCTCGTCTACGAGCTGCCCCTGAACGAGGTGGTGCTGGACTTCTACGACAAGCTCAAGTCCATTTCCAAGGGCTACGCCAGCTTCGACTACCACATGAAGGGCTACCGGGAGTCCGACCTGGTGAAGATGGACATCCTCGTCAACGGCGAGCCCGTGGACGCCCTCTCCATCCTCGTGCACCGCTCCAAGAGCCAGGCCATGGGCCACGGCCTGACGGTGCGCATGAAGGAGGTCATCCCCCAGCAGATGTTCGACGTGGCCATCCAGGCCGCCATCGGCGCCAAGATCGTGGCCCGCACCAACGTCAAGGCCCGGCGCAAGGACGTGCTGGCCAAGTGCTACGGCGGCGACATCTCCCGCAAGAAGAAGCTCCTGGCCAAGCAGAAGGAAGGCAAGAAGCGCATGAAGTCCATCGGCAGCGTCGACATCCCCCAGGAAGCCTTCCTGGCCATCCTCAAAGTGGAGAGCTGA
- a CDS encoding carboxypeptidase-like regulatory domain-containing protein yields MVRLLLTLLLSLPALAVPVTGRVTDGARGLEGVRVHPDRGVRVRPRVQPPVAYTDAQGAFSLDLDPAETHVVVEKSGFQRDLVPVGELAAPVVLGRAPGFRKERVLVVRLDFPDQAPLRTDAELRALFFGRGAGEASAANYFYEISKGSLELEEGAFLHLADAVHPAPRTDAQRGTLVAWVLERIKSMDLKAYDQVDNRTGALRPDGKPDHLWVVPPGPPGTVTRSVKELTAICLLEPLPWNRYVQWPAVFFTDETPLGFIVHEALHAMGENRVDDFYLDSRHPLTAGAWDVMDAGMFRGWDRFHPEAGPWQEDTAYSPSQPMGWVRDRLWYHGAFKDTVSTLQVRRAWEGWLDPLERAPRDLPQRLVIPDPRRRGRFWELNVRRPLGFDRGRVGDRWGPGYEGLVVARVDPGLLTRGEPRGPVRIVDAHPRTPGPPAPSYPGGRWQLDDAAFNVGPGEAPAGRDGPLSWEVLEADASGRLRVRVRVR; encoded by the coding sequence ATGGTACGTCTGCTATTGACCCTCCTCCTGAGCCTTCCGGCCCTCGCCGTGCCCGTGACGGGCCGGGTCACGGACGGCGCCCGGGGCCTGGAAGGGGTCCGGGTCCACCCCGACCGCGGGGTGCGGGTGCGGCCGCGGGTCCAGCCCCCGGTGGCCTATACCGACGCCCAGGGGGCCTTCTCCCTGGACCTGGACCCGGCCGAAACCCATGTGGTGGTCGAGAAATCCGGGTTCCAGCGGGACCTGGTCCCGGTGGGGGAGCTGGCGGCCCCGGTGGTGCTGGGCCGGGCCCCGGGCTTCCGGAAGGAGCGGGTGCTGGTGGTGCGCCTGGACTTCCCGGACCAGGCCCCGTTGCGCACCGACGCCGAGCTGCGGGCCCTCTTCTTCGGGCGGGGCGCGGGGGAGGCCAGCGCCGCCAACTACTTCTACGAGATCTCCAAGGGGAGCCTGGAGCTGGAGGAGGGGGCCTTCCTCCACCTGGCCGACGCCGTCCATCCCGCCCCCCGCACCGACGCCCAGCGGGGAACCCTGGTCGCCTGGGTCCTGGAGCGGATCAAGTCCATGGACCTTAAGGCCTACGACCAAGTGGACAACCGCACCGGCGCCTTGCGTCCGGACGGCAAGCCCGACCACCTGTGGGTCGTCCCGCCCGGCCCCCCGGGCACGGTCACCCGGAGCGTGAAGGAACTCACCGCCATCTGCCTCCTGGAGCCCCTCCCGTGGAACCGCTACGTCCAGTGGCCCGCGGTCTTCTTCACGGACGAGACCCCCCTGGGCTTCATCGTCCACGAGGCCCTCCACGCCATGGGCGAGAACCGCGTGGACGACTTCTACCTGGATTCCAGGCACCCGCTCACCGCCGGCGCCTGGGACGTCATGGACGCCGGCATGTTCCGGGGGTGGGACCGCTTCCACCCCGAGGCCGGCCCCTGGCAGGAGGACACGGCCTACAGCCCCTCCCAGCCCATGGGCTGGGTGCGCGACCGCCTCTGGTACCACGGCGCCTTCAAGGACACCGTGAGCACCCTGCAGGTGCGCCGGGCCTGGGAGGGCTGGCTGGATCCCCTGGAGCGGGCCCCCCGGGACCTCCCCCAGCGCCTGGTGATCCCCGACCCCCGCCGCCGGGGCCGGTTCTGGGAGCTGAACGTGCGCCGCCCGCTGGGCTTCGACCGGGGCCGGGTGGGGGACCGCTGGGGCCCGGGTTACGAAGGCCTGGTCGTGGCCCGGGTGGATCCCGGCCTTCTCACCCGGGGCGAGCCCAGGGGCCCCGTGCGGATCGTCGACGCCCACCCCCGCACCCCCGGGCCGCCCGCGCCCAGCTACCCCGGGGGCCGGTGGCAGCTGGACGACGCGGCCTTCAACGTGGGCCCCGGCGAGGCGCCCGCGGGCAGGGACGGCCCCCTGTCCTGGGAGGTCCTGGAGGCGGACGCCTCGGGCCGGCTGCGGGTGCGGGTGAGGGTCAGGTAG
- a CDS encoding nitrogen regulation protein NR(II) has translation MGIEASLDFATLELLPLGVIVVNDQGEILYYNQREEQISGRRREEVVGRNFFRDVAPCTEVREFHGRFKDLMERGEDQVEFDFTFPFALGARQVRIHLHPFRKGEEYLCVIFVADVTERELLRERILQSQRFSELGSVAAKVAHNFNNLLTVVQMSAEAARERADPEVDRHLARVLQAVGDGTSLVTRCLEIAKPDLPRSPGRLDLNEALRTAVEFARSFADRAALDEGRGIRFRTDLVPGSLPVAGDGPELRDALLNLLRNAVDAIQGQGTVRVRSLRETGGAVVEIADDGVGMTNEVQRQLFTPMFTTKGERGTGLGLASVHSTLRRHGGSIQVTSAPGRGSRFRITLPEAT, from the coding sequence ATGGGCATCGAGGCGTCCCTTGATTTCGCGACGTTGGAGCTGCTGCCCCTGGGCGTGATCGTGGTGAACGACCAGGGCGAGATCCTCTACTACAACCAGCGGGAGGAGCAGATCTCCGGCCGGCGGCGGGAGGAGGTGGTCGGGAGGAACTTCTTCCGGGACGTGGCGCCCTGCACCGAGGTCCGGGAGTTCCACGGCCGGTTCAAGGACCTCATGGAGCGCGGCGAGGACCAGGTCGAATTCGACTTCACGTTCCCCTTCGCCCTGGGGGCGCGCCAGGTGCGGATCCACCTCCACCCTTTCCGGAAGGGCGAGGAGTACCTCTGCGTCATCTTCGTGGCCGACGTGACGGAACGGGAGCTGCTCAGGGAGCGCATCCTGCAGAGCCAGCGCTTCAGCGAGCTGGGCTCGGTGGCCGCCAAGGTGGCCCACAACTTCAACAACCTCCTCACCGTCGTCCAGATGAGCGCCGAGGCCGCCCGGGAGCGGGCGGATCCGGAGGTGGACCGGCACCTGGCCAGGGTCCTCCAGGCGGTGGGGGACGGCACCTCCCTGGTGACCCGCTGCCTGGAGATCGCCAAGCCCGACCTCCCCCGCAGTCCGGGGCGGCTGGACCTGAACGAGGCCCTCCGCACGGCGGTGGAGTTCGCGCGCTCCTTCGCGGACAGGGCCGCCCTGGACGAAGGGCGCGGCATCCGGTTCCGCACCGACCTCGTCCCCGGGAGCCTGCCGGTCGCGGGGGACGGCCCCGAGCTCCGCGACGCCCTGCTGAACCTGCTGCGCAACGCCGTCGACGCCATCCAGGGCCAGGGCACCGTGCGGGTCCGCTCGCTCAGGGAGACTGGAGGGGCGGTGGTGGAGATCGCCGACGACGGGGTGGGCATGACCAATGAGGTGCAGCGCCAGCTCTTCACCCCCATGTTCACCACCAAGGGCGAGCGCGGCACGGGCCTGGGGCTCGCCAGCGTCCATTCGACCCTGCGCCGCCACGGCGGCAGCATCCAGGTCACGAGCGCTCCCGGAAGGGGCAGCCGGTTCCGCATCACCCTGCCGGAAGCTACCTGA
- a CDS encoding RNA polymerase sigma factor, which translates to MSEQDRQITEAVAREASRLRNFIRKWVPEEADAEDVLQEVFFELVEAQRLMTPLQEAGAWMFRVARNRITDLFRRRGNELRRQAPFEKDPEGEERALEDLLPSRDAGPEAAFARRVLLEELDAALEELPEEQRAVFVAHELEGRSFKELAAATGLPVNTLLSRKHYAVVHLRKRLRAIYEEYVDV; encoded by the coding sequence ATGTCCGAGCAGGATCGTCAGATCACCGAAGCCGTCGCGCGCGAGGCGTCCAGACTCCGGAACTTCATCCGGAAATGGGTGCCCGAGGAAGCCGACGCGGAGGACGTCCTCCAGGAGGTGTTCTTCGAGCTGGTGGAAGCCCAGCGCCTGATGACGCCGCTGCAGGAAGCGGGGGCGTGGATGTTCCGGGTGGCCCGCAACCGCATCACCGACCTCTTCCGGCGCCGGGGGAACGAGCTCCGGCGGCAGGCCCCCTTCGAAAAGGACCCGGAGGGCGAGGAGCGGGCCCTGGAGGACTTGCTGCCCTCCCGGGACGCGGGGCCCGAGGCCGCCTTCGCGAGGCGGGTGCTGCTGGAGGAGCTGGACGCGGCTCTGGAGGAACTGCCCGAGGAGCAGCGGGCGGTGTTCGTGGCCCACGAGCTGGAAGGGCGGAGCTTCAAGGAACTGGCGGCGGCCACGGGGCTCCCCGTGAACACGCTGCTGTCGAGGAAACACTACGCGGTAGTGCATCTGCGCAAGCGCCTGCGGGCGATCTACGAGGAGTACGTCGATGTTTAG
- the ltrA gene encoding group II intron reverse transcriptase/maturase has translation MTSNSVSTKQQRIAELARIHPEVAFTSLAYHMDLDWMKEAFGRTRKDGATGVDGVTGKEYGENLESNLQSLLNRAKNGDTYKAPPVRRTYIPKGDGSQRPLGIPAFEDKVLQRAVVMVMEPLYEQDFLDCSYGFRPGRSAHMALEAIWQGLMDMGGGWVLDVDIRKYFDTLDHGKLREILDLRMKDGVLRRLIGKWLNAGVLEKGCITHPETGSPQGGVVSPMLANIYLHEVLDVWFEREVKPRLRGRAFLVRYADDFVMGFAQEEDAKRVMEVLPKRFERYGLTIHPDKTRLVEFWKPREPRDPNGGPGHFDFLGFTHYWATAKNGRWVVKRKTAKSRMSRALTKIGEWMAKHRHLPVREQWRTINQKLVGHFRYYGITGNSRALAHFRYEVGRRWRGWLNRRSQRARMTWDRMNKLLARFPLAPAISYASKLRPQRP, from the coding sequence ATGACATCCAACAGCGTCTCCACGAAACAACAACGGATCGCAGAACTGGCCAGGATCCACCCGGAGGTGGCTTTCACCTCCTTGGCCTACCACATGGACCTGGACTGGATGAAGGAAGCCTTCGGGCGCACCCGCAAGGATGGGGCGACCGGGGTGGACGGCGTGACGGGCAAGGAATACGGGGAAAACCTGGAGTCCAACCTCCAGAGCCTCCTGAACCGGGCTAAGAACGGCGACACCTACAAGGCCCCTCCAGTCCGGAGAACCTACATCCCGAAAGGGGATGGCAGCCAACGCCCCCTGGGCATTCCCGCCTTCGAAGACAAGGTCCTGCAAAGGGCCGTGGTGATGGTGATGGAACCGCTCTATGAGCAGGACTTCCTGGACTGCTCCTACGGGTTCAGGCCCGGGCGCTCCGCGCACATGGCGCTGGAGGCGATTTGGCAGGGGTTGATGGACATGGGGGGAGGCTGGGTGCTTGACGTGGATATCCGTAAGTATTTCGATACTTTGGACCACGGGAAGCTGCGGGAAATCCTTGACCTGCGGATGAAGGACGGCGTTCTGAGGCGCCTGATCGGCAAATGGCTCAACGCGGGCGTGCTGGAGAAAGGATGCATCACGCACCCGGAAACCGGCTCGCCCCAGGGCGGGGTGGTCAGTCCGATGCTCGCCAACATCTACCTCCACGAGGTGCTGGACGTGTGGTTTGAAAGGGAGGTCAAGCCCCGACTCCGGGGTCGGGCCTTCCTGGTGCGCTACGCGGACGACTTCGTGATGGGCTTTGCCCAGGAGGAGGATGCCAAGCGGGTTATGGAAGTCCTGCCCAAGCGGTTCGAGCGGTATGGCCTGACGATCCACCCGGATAAGACCCGGCTGGTGGAGTTCTGGAAGCCGAGGGAGCCCAGGGACCCCAATGGGGGACCAGGCCACTTCGACTTCCTGGGATTCACCCACTACTGGGCCACGGCCAAGAACGGCCGGTGGGTGGTGAAGCGGAAGACCGCGAAGAGCCGGATGAGTCGGGCGCTCACGAAGATCGGGGAGTGGATGGCCAAACACCGCCACCTCCCGGTGCGCGAGCAATGGCGGACGATCAACCAGAAACTGGTCGGTCACTTCAGGTATTACGGGATCACGGGGAACTCCAGGGCCCTGGCGCACTTCCGCTATGAAGTTGGGCGAAGGTGGCGTGGATGGCTCAACCGGAGGTCCCAGCGGGCCCGCATGACCTGGGATCGCATGAACAAGCTTCTGGCTCGGTTCCCACTGGCCCCAGCCATCAGTTACGCATCGAAACTACGTCCTCAGCGACCGTGA
- a CDS encoding DUF748 domain-containing protein — protein MKARCRAHPVRTALGALGLALVLTLGFVDRLLARPMQAWAERTMNQQLKGYTVHIARAHPHLWRLAFDLDQVVVAQNTHPVPPVADFGSLRFSLLLRELLRFKVAGNLTLESPALHIDLAQATEEVRSRVSLKERGWQRAVESVFPFKLDRVEVRNGSLLYLSADTASKPLQLTRISLLALNIRNIAAARGTYPSPVSLEGLMFDTGKLRFQGSADFLREPYVAAQGRIHLERVPLDRLNPLAQAYQIKTTGGFLSLDGDVESTPEGQTAHLTEMHLEDLRVDYVHSLATVAVEKEHGKQAVKLARKLRNAPQLKLRLDTLKLTNSQVGFLNEATQPHYRVFMTKVNLKLENLNNQVGHGPSPFQAHGTFMGSGPTSLSGKFQGSAKTADFDVHFKLDDAPLPSLNDMLMAHAGVDVAAGSFSLFTELTVKDGRVEGYVKPLIKNLQVYDKAKDKDKRFGKRVEMHVLQFLGKLFKNRSSRSVATVVHISGSTRAPETSEWQVIRRLIGNGLFRAILPGFQDKGEPPPPKR, from the coding sequence ATGAAGGCCCGGTGCCGGGCCCATCCCGTTCGCACGGCCCTTGGCGCCCTGGGCCTCGCCCTGGTCCTGACGCTCGGCTTCGTGGACCGGCTGCTCGCGCGGCCCATGCAGGCTTGGGCCGAGCGGACCATGAACCAGCAGCTCAAGGGCTACACGGTCCACATCGCCCGGGCCCACCCCCACCTCTGGCGCCTGGCCTTCGACCTGGACCAGGTGGTGGTGGCCCAGAACACCCATCCGGTCCCCCCCGTGGCGGATTTCGGCTCGCTCCGCTTCTCGCTGCTCCTCAGGGAGCTGCTCCGGTTCAAGGTGGCCGGGAACCTCACCCTGGAGAGCCCCGCGCTTCACATCGACCTGGCGCAGGCCACCGAGGAGGTGCGGAGCCGGGTGAGCCTCAAGGAACGGGGCTGGCAGCGGGCCGTGGAGTCGGTCTTCCCGTTCAAGCTCGACCGGGTCGAAGTCCGGAACGGCTCCCTGCTCTACCTTTCCGCGGACACGGCCAGCAAGCCCCTGCAGCTCACCCGGATCTCCCTGCTGGCCCTGAACATCCGCAACATCGCGGCGGCCAGGGGCACCTACCCCTCCCCCGTCAGCCTGGAAGGCCTGATGTTCGACACCGGCAAGCTGCGCTTCCAGGGATCGGCGGATTTCCTGCGGGAGCCCTACGTGGCCGCCCAGGGGAGGATCCACCTGGAGCGGGTGCCCCTGGACCGGCTGAATCCCCTGGCCCAGGCCTACCAGATCAAGACCACGGGCGGCTTCCTCTCCCTGGACGGGGACGTGGAGAGCACCCCGGAAGGCCAGACGGCCCACCTCACGGAGATGCACCTCGAGGACCTGCGGGTGGACTACGTGCACAGCCTGGCCACCGTGGCCGTCGAGAAGGAGCATGGGAAACAGGCGGTGAAGCTGGCCCGGAAGCTCCGGAACGCCCCCCAGCTCAAGCTCCGGCTGGACACCCTGAAACTCACCAACAGCCAGGTGGGGTTCCTGAACGAGGCGACCCAGCCGCACTACCGGGTATTCATGACAAAGGTGAACCTGAAACTGGAAAACCTGAACAACCAAGTCGGCCACGGTCCATCGCCCTTTCAAGCGCATGGCACATTCATGGGTAGCGGCCCGACCTCCCTCTCCGGGAAATTCCAGGGCTCCGCGAAAACGGCGGATTTTGATGTCCACTTCAAGCTGGACGACGCCCCGTTGCCCAGCCTCAACGACATGCTCATGGCCCACGCGGGGGTGGACGTGGCCGCGGGATCCTTCTCCCTCTTCACCGAACTCACCGTCAAGGATGGCCGGGTGGAGGGTTACGTGAAGCCGCTCATCAAGAACCTCCAGGTCTACGACAAGGCGAAGGACAAGGACAAGCGCTTCGGGAAGCGCGTGGAGATGCACGTGCTCCAGTTCCTCGGGAAGCTCTTCAAGAACCGGTCCTCCCGCTCGGTGGCCACGGTCGTCCACATCTCGGGCTCCACCCGGGCGCCGGAGACCAGCGAGTGGCAGGTCATCCGGAGACTCATCGGGAACGGGCTTTTCCGGGCGATCCTCCCGGGGTTCCAGGACAAGGGGGAGCCGCCGCCGCCCAAACGGTAG
- a CDS encoding M20/M25/M40 family metallo-hydrolase — protein sequence MRGSLSLLLALGFGASALLGTTPEDPLAKVRAQASALAARALASDRAYRNLASLCDDVGHRLSGSANYDKAVLWGLQAMRDAGLQNVHAEKVMVPHWVRNQESAWMVLPNLKEVSILGLGMSVPTPKGGITADVVVVASLEELAGLKDDQVRGRIVLFESPFRGYGPGARMRFSGASAAARKGAVGMLLRSVASLSYDTPHTGTLHYDADAPAIPAAAVSVEDAMMMRRMWDRGQRIMVHLEMGCETLPDAEAANVVGELPGATRPGEIVLVGGHLDSWDVGQGAQDDGVGCILSLAAASLIREQGLKPARTVRVVFFANEENGNRGGEGYLALHRAELKDHVAAIETDSGNGPARGFSLELHAPEGGRAPDAQKALAVLGGLRPMLEPLEAGRLVLGHGGVDIEPSVMVGVPGLGMNHDTSKYWEVHHSKADTFDKINKEDLARNSAILAVAVYGLADMPGRLLEP from the coding sequence ATGCGCGGTTCCCTCTCCCTGCTTCTCGCCCTGGGTTTCGGTGCGTCCGCCCTGCTGGGCACGACGCCGGAGGACCCCCTGGCGAAGGTCCGGGCCCAGGCCTCGGCCCTGGCGGCGCGGGCGCTGGCCTCGGACAGGGCCTACCGGAACCTGGCCTCGCTCTGCGACGACGTGGGCCACCGCCTCAGCGGTTCCGCCAACTACGACAAGGCCGTCCTTTGGGGCCTCCAGGCCATGCGGGACGCGGGACTCCAGAACGTGCACGCCGAGAAGGTCATGGTGCCCCACTGGGTGCGGAACCAGGAGTCGGCCTGGATGGTGCTTCCCAACCTGAAGGAGGTGTCCATCCTGGGCCTGGGGATGAGCGTCCCCACGCCCAAGGGCGGCATCACGGCCGACGTGGTGGTGGTCGCCTCCCTCGAGGAGCTGGCCGGGCTCAAGGACGACCAGGTGAGAGGCCGCATCGTCCTGTTCGAGTCCCCCTTCAGGGGCTACGGCCCCGGCGCGCGCATGCGCTTCTCCGGCGCCTCCGCCGCGGCCCGGAAAGGGGCGGTGGGCATGCTGCTGAGGTCCGTGGCCTCCCTGAGCTACGACACGCCCCACACCGGGACCCTCCACTACGACGCCGACGCGCCGGCCATTCCCGCCGCCGCGGTCTCGGTGGAGGACGCCATGATGATGAGGCGGATGTGGGACCGCGGGCAGCGCATCATGGTCCACCTGGAGATGGGCTGCGAGACGCTTCCCGACGCCGAGGCCGCCAACGTGGTGGGCGAGCTTCCCGGAGCGACCCGGCCGGGCGAGATCGTCCTGGTCGGGGGCCACCTGGATTCCTGGGACGTGGGGCAGGGGGCCCAGGACGACGGGGTGGGCTGCATCCTGTCGCTGGCCGCCGCGAGCCTCATCCGCGAGCAGGGCCTGAAGCCCGCCCGCACCGTGCGGGTGGTGTTCTTCGCCAACGAGGAGAACGGGAACCGGGGCGGGGAGGGCTACCTGGCCCTGCACCGCGCCGAACTGAAGGACCACGTCGCGGCCATCGAGACGGATTCGGGCAACGGCCCGGCCCGGGGCTTCTCCCTGGAACTGCACGCCCCGGAGGGCGGCAGGGCCCCGGACGCCCAGAAGGCCCTGGCGGTGCTGGGGGGCCTCCGGCCCATGCTGGAGCCCCTGGAGGCGGGGCGGCTGGTGCTGGGCCACGGCGGCGTGGACATCGAGCCCTCGGTCATGGTGGGCGTCCCCGGCCTGGGCATGAACCACGATACGTCCAAGTACTGGGAGGTCCACCACTCCAAGGCCGACACCTTCGACAAGATCAACAAGGAGGACCTGGCCCGGAACTCGGCCATCCTCGCGGTGGCGGTGTACGGTCTGGCGGACATGCCCGGACGGCTCCTGGAACCCTAG